The Myxococcus guangdongensis genome has a window encoding:
- a CDS encoding phage tail protein: MASASPLTLPGMERFPFTPDYGAQQQAQPRILKAQFGDGYAQRAEDGLHATLQRWALQFNAQRKARLSETLLVVYRGVLPFEFAEPASA, translated from the coding sequence ATGGCGTCCGCGTCGCCGCTGACGCTACCGGGGATGGAGCGCTTCCCCTTCACGCCGGACTACGGCGCGCAGCAGCAGGCACAGCCACGAATTCTGAAGGCGCAGTTCGGTGACGGGTATGCCCAGCGCGCGGAGGACGGCCTTCATGCCACTCTCCAGCGCTGGGCGCTCCAGTTCAATGCACAGCGCAAGGCGAGGCTCTCTGAAACGCTCCTCGTCGTCTATCGGGGAGTGCTGCCCTTCGAATTCGCCGAGCCCGCGAGCGCATAG